In one Agrobacterium tumefaciens genomic region, the following are encoded:
- a CDS encoding ParA family protein, which translates to MSFEKNRIIAVANQKGGVGKTTTAINLATALAAIGERVLIIDLDPQGNASTGLGIDRKERKLSSYDLLVGDNGISEVAVPTAVPNLDIVPSTMDLLGFEMQVANVSNRVFLLRAAMETPEARAYSYILVDCPPSFNLLTMNAMTAAHSVLVPLQCEFFALEGLSQLLDTVSQIRGSVNPQLDIQGIVLTMFDARNNLAQQVVTDVRTHLGEKVYHTLIPRNVRVSEAPSYGKPAILYDLKCAGSQAYLQLASEVIQRERLRKAA; encoded by the coding sequence ATGAGCTTTGAGAAAAATCGGATTATCGCAGTTGCAAACCAGAAGGGCGGCGTTGGCAAAACAACGACGGCCATCAATCTGGCGACCGCATTGGCGGCGATCGGTGAGCGCGTATTGATCATTGATCTTGATCCGCAGGGTAATGCCAGCACCGGGCTCGGTATCGATCGTAAAGAGCGCAAATTGTCGTCCTACGATCTCCTGGTGGGCGATAATGGCATCTCCGAAGTCGCGGTTCCGACAGCGGTTCCGAATTTGGACATTGTTCCTTCGACGATGGATTTGCTCGGCTTCGAAATGCAGGTCGCGAATGTCAGTAATCGTGTGTTTCTGTTGCGCGCTGCCATGGAAACGCCGGAGGCAAGAGCTTACTCCTATATCCTCGTTGACTGCCCGCCCTCTTTTAACCTCCTGACCATGAATGCCATGACAGCCGCCCATTCCGTGCTGGTGCCGTTGCAGTGTGAGTTCTTCGCACTGGAAGGTCTCAGCCAGTTGCTGGATACGGTAAGTCAGATAAGGGGCTCGGTTAATCCGCAGCTGGATATTCAGGGTATCGTCCTGACGATGTTTGATGCGCGCAACAACCTGGCGCAACAGGTCGTTACCGATGTGAGGACGCATCTGGGCGAGAAGGTTTACCACACGCTCATTCCGCGTAATGTTCGTGTTTCCGAAGCGCCGTCTTATGGTAAGCCAGCAATTCTTTACGACCTCAAATGTGCCGGTAGCCAAGCCTATTTGCAGCTGGCGTCTGAAGTGATCCAGAGAGAGCGTCTGCGCAAGGCCGCGTGA
- a CDS encoding MFS transporter — protein sequence MTSDMQNKPARSKKPRSANGKGREDGPSSFQDKPGLAARIAATRILAAVLEKKTSLDGMLDSENGNPVYRALSLADRALVRAIVNSALRHLPRIETALSMLLDGPLPQGARSLHHVLVVGAAQMLYLDVPDHSAVDLAVEQAHRDPRNRRFVKLVNAVLRRLGREKTDIEQAIAQVPVLPDWFYARLVSAYGDETAKRISEAQLTPSSIDLTVKADPALWAEKLGGTLLPNGSVRLGEFDGQIPSLQGFAEGAWWVQDLAASMPVRLMGDISGKRVADLCAAPGGKTAQLALAGAKVTALDQSGNRLRRLRENLDRLGLHAETVEINMMKYQPEQPFDAVLLDAPCSSTGTLRKHPDVCWTKDENDIAKLAALQGQMLRHALTMIDSGGIVVFSNCSLDPSEGEMMIAQVLAENSGIERIAVRKEDWPAMETAITAEGDLRTTPDMFGGVDGFFSSVLRKK from the coding sequence TTGACATCCGATATGCAGAATAAGCCGGCGCGGTCCAAAAAGCCGAGGTCGGCCAATGGCAAGGGCCGTGAAGACGGCCCTTCGTCTTTCCAGGATAAGCCGGGTCTTGCAGCACGCATTGCCGCGACGCGCATTCTCGCAGCCGTTCTTGAAAAGAAGACCTCGCTCGACGGGATGTTGGACAGTGAAAACGGTAATCCCGTTTATCGCGCGCTTTCCCTTGCAGACCGGGCGTTGGTAAGAGCCATCGTCAACAGCGCGCTTCGTCACCTGCCGCGTATCGAGACGGCGCTATCGATGCTGCTTGACGGGCCGTTGCCGCAGGGCGCCCGTTCGCTGCATCACGTCCTTGTCGTCGGTGCGGCGCAGATGCTCTATCTGGACGTTCCGGATCATTCCGCGGTGGATCTGGCCGTGGAACAGGCCCATCGCGATCCGCGTAACAGGCGTTTCGTCAAGCTTGTGAACGCCGTTCTCCGGCGGCTGGGTCGGGAAAAAACGGACATCGAACAGGCCATTGCGCAGGTTCCGGTGCTGCCGGACTGGTTCTATGCGCGCCTGGTTTCGGCCTATGGCGATGAGACTGCAAAGCGGATTTCCGAGGCGCAGCTGACGCCGTCCTCCATCGATCTCACGGTCAAGGCCGATCCGGCTCTGTGGGCGGAAAAGCTGGGCGGCACGCTCCTGCCAAATGGCAGTGTGCGGCTTGGGGAATTCGATGGCCAAATTCCCTCGCTGCAGGGCTTTGCCGAGGGGGCGTGGTGGGTGCAGGATCTCGCTGCCAGCATGCCGGTGAGGCTGATGGGCGATATTTCCGGCAAGCGTGTTGCCGATCTCTGTGCGGCTCCGGGCGGCAAGACCGCCCAGCTTGCGCTTGCGGGTGCGAAAGTGACCGCGCTTGACCAGTCCGGCAATCGTCTTCGCCGCCTGAGGGAAAATCTCGACCGGCTCGGCCTTCATGCCGAAACGGTGGAGATCAATATGATGAAGTACCAGCCGGAACAGCCTTTCGACGCCGTTCTTCTCGATGCGCCCTGCTCGTCAACCGGCACGCTGCGTAAACATCCCGATGTCTGCTGGACCAAGGATGAAAATGATATTGCCAAACTTGCAGCTCTTCAGGGCCAGATGCTGCGACATGCACTCACCATGATCGATTCCGGCGGCATTGTTGTCTTTTCCAACTGCTCGCTCGATCCCTCGGAAGGGGAAATGATGATCGCGCAGGTTCTGGCGGAAAACTCCGGCATTGAGCGTATTGCCGTCCGCAAGGAGGACTGGCCTGCAATGGAAACCGCCATCACTGCGGAGGGCGATCTTCGCACGACGCCGGATATGTTCGGCGGAGTTGATGGGTTTTTTAGCAGTGTCTTGCGTAAGAAGTAG
- the purH gene encoding bifunctional phosphoribosylaminoimidazolecarboxamide formyltransferase/IMP cyclohydrolase — MAVVSKKIPAPDKVKIRTALLSVSDKTDIIELATVLSKLGVKLLSTGGTAKAIADAGLPVTDVSDVTNFPEIMDGRVKTLHPNVHGGLLAIRDDADHVEAMKVHGIEAIDLSVINLYPFEEVRAKGGDYPTTVENIDIGGPAMIRASAKNHAYVTVVTDPSDYPALVEALQADDGQTSYALRQTFAAKAYARTAAYDAVISNWFAEALSIETPDYRAIGGALKEKMRYGENPHQSAGFYLTGEKRPGVATATLLQGKQLSYNNINDTDAAYELVAEFLPENAPAVAIIKHANPCGVATGPTLAEAYRRALACDSVSAFGGVIALNRTLDAETAEEIVKLFTEVIIAPDVTEEAKAIIARKPNLRLLTAGGLPDPRAAGITAKTVSGGLLVQSRDNGMVEDLELKVVTKRAPTPQELEDMKFAFKIAKHVKSNAVIYAKDGQTAGIGAGQMSRVDSARIAAQKAEDAAKALGLAEPLTRGSAVASEAFYPFADGLLAAIAAGATAVIQPGGSMRDQEVIDAANEHNVTMVFTGMRHFRH, encoded by the coding sequence ATGGCTGTCGTGTCCAAAAAAATCCCCGCGCCCGATAAGGTCAAAATCCGCACGGCGCTTCTTTCCGTGTCCGACAAAACGGACATTATCGAGCTTGCGACGGTTCTGTCGAAGCTCGGCGTCAAGCTCCTGTCGACGGGCGGAACGGCAAAGGCCATCGCGGATGCGGGCCTGCCGGTGACGGATGTTTCCGACGTGACCAATTTTCCGGAGATCATGGACGGCCGCGTCAAGACCCTGCACCCCAACGTGCATGGCGGGCTTCTGGCGATCCGGGACGATGCGGACCATGTCGAGGCCATGAAGGTGCATGGTATCGAGGCGATCGATCTCTCCGTCATCAACCTTTATCCCTTCGAGGAAGTGCGCGCCAAGGGCGGCGATTATCCGACAACGGTTGAGAATATCGACATTGGCGGCCCGGCGATGATCCGCGCTTCCGCCAAGAACCATGCCTATGTCACTGTTGTTACTGACCCATCAGACTATCCCGCCCTGGTGGAAGCCCTGCAGGCCGATGATGGCCAGACCTCTTACGCGCTGCGCCAGACATTTGCCGCCAAGGCCTATGCCCGCACTGCCGCTTACGACGCGGTGATTTCCAACTGGTTTGCCGAGGCGCTTTCCATCGAAACACCGGATTACCGAGCCATCGGTGGCGCGCTGAAGGAAAAGATGCGCTATGGCGAGAACCCGCACCAGAGCGCCGGCTTTTACCTGACCGGTGAAAAGCGTCCTGGCGTTGCTACGGCAACGCTGCTTCAGGGCAAGCAGCTATCCTACAATAATATCAACGACACGGATGCGGCTTACGAGCTTGTGGCGGAATTCCTGCCGGAAAATGCGCCGGCTGTCGCGATCATCAAACACGCAAACCCCTGCGGTGTCGCGACTGGTCCCACACTTGCCGAAGCTTACCGGCGGGCGCTGGCATGCGATTCCGTGTCTGCTTTTGGTGGCGTCATCGCCTTGAACCGCACGCTCGATGCGGAAACAGCGGAAGAGATCGTCAAGCTCTTCACCGAAGTCATCATCGCGCCTGACGTAACCGAAGAGGCCAAGGCAATCATTGCCCGCAAGCCGAACCTTCGCCTGCTGACCGCCGGTGGTCTGCCCGATCCGCGCGCGGCGGGCATTACAGCCAAGACCGTTTCGGGTGGTCTGCTGGTACAGAGCCGCGACAATGGCATGGTCGAGGATCTTGAGCTGAAGGTTGTCACCAAGCGTGCGCCGACGCCGCAGGAGCTTGAAGACATGAAATTCGCCTTCAAGATCGCCAAGCATGTTAAATCCAACGCCGTGATCTATGCCAAGGACGGGCAGACCGCTGGTATCGGCGCTGGCCAGATGAGCCGGGTCGATTCCGCCCGTATCGCCGCCCAGAAGGCGGAAGATGCGGCCAAGGCGCTTGGGCTTGCCGAACCGCTCACACGCGGTTCCGCCGTGGCCTCGGAAGCGTTTTATCCCTTCGCCGATGGTCTGCTTGCTGCGATTGCCGCTGGTGCTACCGCTGTTATTCAGCCGGGCGGCTCGATGCGCGATCAGGAAGTAATCGATGCGGCGAATGAGCATAATGTAACGATGGTGTTCACAGGCATGCGCCACTTCCGCCATTGA
- a CDS encoding ParB/RepB/Spo0J family partition protein has translation MSDDLSKRRLGRGLAALIGEMDQPVPVGEPQRAVNADRTIPIEFIARSQRNPRRHFDENELQDLAASIRQHGIVQPVVVRTVGVNRYEIIAGERRWRAAQLAGFTDVPVIVRDVDDRTALELAIVENVQRSDLNPLEEAMGYEQLIAEHGYTQNDLGEIIGKSRSHVANSLRLLKLPDPVRDMLADGSLSAGHARALVSTSDPATLAKTIVSKGLSVRDAERLAQNDIKSQGDVTEKRPAAEKDSDTIALERSLSDALGLDVKISHKGGSGQIRIGYRTLEQLEAVCRLLEQK, from the coding sequence ATGAGTGATGATCTTTCCAAGCGTCGGCTCGGGCGTGGTCTTGCGGCGCTGATCGGAGAAATGGATCAACCGGTGCCAGTGGGTGAGCCGCAGCGCGCCGTCAACGCTGATCGCACCATTCCGATTGAGTTCATTGCCCGCAGCCAGAGAAACCCACGCCGTCATTTTGATGAGAATGAGCTGCAGGATCTTGCCGCATCCATTCGTCAACATGGAATTGTTCAGCCTGTGGTGGTGCGAACGGTTGGCGTCAACCGTTACGAGATTATCGCTGGTGAACGGCGTTGGCGCGCGGCGCAGCTGGCTGGTTTTACCGATGTGCCGGTCATCGTTCGTGATGTGGACGATCGCACGGCCCTGGAGCTGGCGATTGTCGAAAACGTGCAGCGTTCCGACCTCAATCCGCTCGAAGAGGCGATGGGTTACGAACAGCTGATTGCCGAGCATGGTTACACCCAGAACGATCTCGGTGAAATCATTGGCAAAAGCCGAAGCCACGTTGCAAATAGCTTGCGGTTGCTGAAGCTGCCCGATCCGGTGCGCGATATGCTGGCAGACGGTTCTCTTTCCGCCGGTCATGCGCGAGCGCTGGTGTCAACCTCCGATCCGGCGACTTTGGCGAAGACCATCGTCTCCAAGGGTCTCTCGGTTCGTGATGCCGAACGTCTGGCGCAAAATGATATCAAGTCGCAGGGCGATGTTACCGAGAAGCGTCCGGCTGCCGAGAAGGACTCCGATACCATTGCGCTGGAACGCAGCCTATCCGACGCCCTTGGTCTTGATGTGAAGATCAGCCACAAAGGCGGTTCCGGACAAATCCGTATTGGCTACCGCACACTGGAGCAACTGGAAGCGGTCTGCCGACTTTTGGAACAGAAATAA
- the htpX gene encoding zinc metalloprotease HtpX: MNMMRTAMLLAFMTALFMGVGFLIGGKGGMMIAFLIAAGMNLFSYWNSDRMVLSAYRAKEIDEANASEFFHMIRDLSHNAGLPMPKVYIYDSPQPNAFATGRNPQNAAVAASTGLLERLTPEEVAGVMAHELAHVQNRDTLTMTITATLAGAISMLGNFAFLFGGNRENNNNPLGFIGVLVAMIVAPLAAMLVQMAISRTREYSADRRGAEICGNPLWLASALQKISGMAQQIHNDDAERNPATAHMFIINPLSGERMDNLFSTHPNTENRVAALHAMAHEFYPRGSTPTPANDKPLRKSGSVPTTGRGRGNENECKGPWS; the protein is encoded by the coding sequence ATGAACATGATGCGCACGGCAATGCTTCTGGCCTTCATGACGGCATTGTTCATGGGTGTCGGTTTTCTTATCGGCGGCAAAGGCGGCATGATGATTGCCTTCCTCATCGCTGCCGGCATGAATCTGTTCTCCTACTGGAACTCAGACAGGATGGTCCTTTCCGCCTATCGCGCGAAGGAGATCGATGAGGCCAATGCGTCCGAGTTCTTTCATATGATCCGCGATCTCTCGCATAACGCCGGCCTGCCGATGCCAAAGGTCTATATTTACGATAGCCCGCAGCCCAATGCATTCGCGACGGGAAGAAACCCGCAAAATGCCGCTGTCGCCGCCTCGACGGGCCTGCTCGAGCGTCTGACGCCTGAAGAAGTGGCCGGTGTCATGGCGCATGAGCTGGCACATGTGCAGAACCGGGATACGCTGACCATGACGATCACCGCGACGCTGGCGGGCGCCATCTCCATGCTGGGCAATTTCGCTTTCCTGTTCGGCGGCAATCGCGAAAACAACAATAATCCGCTTGGCTTCATCGGCGTTCTGGTCGCGATGATCGTGGCACCGCTGGCTGCGATGCTGGTGCAGATGGCCATCAGCCGCACACGGGAATATTCCGCCGATCGGCGCGGCGCGGAAATATGTGGCAATCCGCTGTGGCTGGCGTCTGCGCTACAGAAGATTTCCGGCATGGCGCAGCAGATTCACAATGACGATGCTGAGCGCAACCCGGCAACGGCGCATATGTTCATCATCAACCCGCTCTCCGGCGAGCGCATGGACAATCTTTTCTCCACCCATCCAAATACGGAAAACCGGGTGGCGGCCTTGCATGCAATGGCACATGAGTTTTACCCGCGAGGATCGACGCCGACGCCAGCGAATGATAAGCCTCTGCGCAAATCAGGCTCGGTTCCCACAACAGGCAGGGGCCGAGGCAATGAAAACGAGTGTAAAGGGCCGTGGTCTTGA
- a CDS encoding heparinase, which translates to MNAAGLLSRMAYRHLCVGLTPLRLHLSRFANRVPDGLVAAPTDLRAIDPYFAEELLHGRIALAGRVVETGGLSPFQVDYPSLVFEERLHAFGWLRHIRSDRSSEACKRARRIVAEWIAINGKRLTGTAWSPEIAAQRLIAWLSHSPVVLYEADAGFYRRFLKSLAFHVRYLDRIVKHAPDGEARLRIRIALAMASIAMPTRLSRITRHGMKLAQEMERQILPDGGHVSRNPRVMLDLLLDLLPLRQSYINLGHDLPSGLVPAIDRMFPAIRFFRHQGGDLALFNGATATLANELVSVLRYDETAGRPSKVLPDVNYHRLATDDTVIIVDTGYPGSAELSRNAHSGCLSFEMSCGKNRFIVNSGFPKNAAPEYQRASRSTAAHSTVTLADTSSCRLSRSRLLGPIMVSGVSHVDSRRGADGSGNDALWASHDGYLQNFGCYHEREIELNAAGTKIKGRDLLRADDNAVKAQLQSVSAVSRFHIHPHIQLHQRDEESVYLEAADGTTWLFSAPGLELFVTEDVFMADASGMRPSQQIELPFNLANTREIRWLIERRA; encoded by the coding sequence ATGAATGCGGCCGGTCTTCTTTCACGGATGGCGTATCGGCATCTGTGTGTCGGCCTCACTCCTTTGCGCCTGCATCTATCGCGGTTTGCCAATCGTGTTCCCGATGGGCTGGTGGCAGCGCCGACCGATCTCAGGGCCATCGACCCCTATTTTGCCGAGGAGCTCCTGCACGGCCGGATAGCGCTTGCTGGCCGCGTGGTTGAAACTGGCGGCCTGTCGCCATTTCAGGTGGATTATCCTTCGCTGGTTTTCGAAGAGCGGCTACATGCCTTCGGCTGGTTGCGGCATATCCGTTCCGACAGATCGAGCGAGGCGTGTAAGCGCGCCCGCCGCATCGTTGCCGAGTGGATCGCCATCAATGGCAAGCGGCTCACCGGCACAGCCTGGTCACCGGAGATTGCGGCGCAGCGGTTGATCGCCTGGCTGTCCCACTCCCCCGTCGTTCTATATGAGGCTGATGCGGGCTTTTACCGCCGCTTTCTGAAAAGCCTTGCCTTTCATGTCCGTTACCTCGACAGGATCGTGAAACACGCACCCGATGGGGAAGCGAGGCTGCGGATCAGGATTGCTCTTGCCATGGCCTCCATCGCCATGCCCACCCGCCTTTCCCGCATTACCCGGCATGGAATGAAGCTGGCTCAGGAAATGGAACGCCAGATTCTTCCCGATGGCGGTCATGTTTCCCGTAATCCGCGGGTCATGCTGGATCTGCTGCTCGATCTTTTGCCGCTTCGGCAAAGCTATATCAATCTCGGCCACGACCTGCCGTCCGGGCTTGTGCCGGCGATAGACCGCATGTTTCCGGCAATCCGGTTTTTCCGGCATCAGGGCGGGGATCTAGCGCTGTTTAACGGCGCGACGGCCACGCTTGCAAATGAACTTGTCTCCGTGCTCCGTTATGATGAAACGGCGGGCCGGCCCTCCAAAGTCCTGCCCGATGTGAATTATCATCGGCTTGCGACCGATGATACCGTCATCATTGTGGATACGGGCTATCCCGGTTCGGCAGAGCTTTCACGCAACGCCCATTCGGGGTGTCTGTCTTTTGAGATGTCCTGCGGCAAGAACAGGTTCATCGTCAATTCCGGCTTTCCCAAAAATGCAGCACCGGAATATCAGCGGGCCAGCCGGTCGACGGCCGCCCACTCCACCGTGACATTGGCGGACACCTCGTCTTGCAGGCTGTCGCGTTCGAGGCTGCTTGGACCCATCATGGTTTCTGGAGTCAGCCATGTCGATAGCCGGCGTGGAGCGGATGGAAGCGGCAATGATGCCCTGTGGGCGTCACATGACGGATATCTGCAGAATTTCGGCTGTTATCATGAGCGGGAAATTGAATTGAATGCAGCGGGAACGAAGATAAAGGGCCGCGACCTGCTGCGTGCCGACGACAATGCCGTGAAAGCGCAATTGCAGTCGGTTTCGGCCGTGTCGCGTTTCCATATCCACCCCCACATACAGCTGCATCAGCGGGATGAGGAGTCGGTTTATCTGGAGGCGGCGGATGGAACGACCTGGCTGTTTTCGGCGCCGGGACTGGAGCTTTTCGTCACCGAGGATGTCTTTATGGCCGATGCGTCCGGCATGAGGCCCTCGCAGCAGATCGAGCTGCCTTTTAACCTCGCCAATACGCGCGAAATCCGCTGGCTCATCGAACGCAGGGCCTAG
- the rsmG gene encoding 16S rRNA (guanine(527)-N(7))-methyltransferase RsmG, protein MKINGQSVSRETQERLEHFVELFKKWNKTTNLVAPSTLTELWSRHVADSAQIFQLSPEPKKWIDLGSGGGFPGVITAIFLAELGDGWVDLVESNNKKAAFLRIALKETGARGSVHPVRIEKAPQTVKDCDAVSARALAELDLLFDYIHPWAKNNPHLKAYFNKGRDYDSEVQKAHGRWQFDLVKHQSVIEADSVVLEIRNLILRH, encoded by the coding sequence ATGAAGATAAACGGCCAGAGTGTTTCACGTGAAACACAGGAAAGACTCGAGCACTTTGTCGAGCTTTTCAAGAAGTGGAATAAAACCACAAATCTGGTGGCGCCTTCAACTCTTACTGAGCTTTGGAGCCGGCATGTGGCCGATAGCGCGCAGATATTTCAGCTCTCCCCTGAGCCTAAAAAATGGATCGATCTCGGCAGCGGCGGTGGATTTCCCGGCGTTATCACCGCGATTTTCCTGGCCGAGCTCGGCGACGGCTGGGTCGATCTTGTCGAAAGCAACAATAAAAAAGCAGCCTTTCTGCGCATTGCGCTGAAGGAAACCGGCGCAAGAGGCTCCGTTCATCCAGTCAGGATTGAAAAAGCGCCGCAAACGGTAAAAGACTGCGACGCTGTTTCCGCAAGAGCACTTGCGGAGCTGGATTTGCTGTTCGACTATATCCATCCCTGGGCGAAGAATAATCCGCATCTCAAGGCCTATTTTAATAAAGGCCGGGATTATGATTCCGAAGTGCAGAAAGCGCATGGCCGCTGGCAGTTTGATCTGGTAAAACATCAGAGTGTCATTGAGGCAGATTCTGTTGTTCTTGAAATCAGAAACCTCATTTTAAGGCACTGA
- a CDS encoding altronate dehydratase gives MSENSEATILLNANDNVAVARRSIPAGGATGRGDLTARELIGRGHKVALKFIRSGDEVLKYGQVIGIATQDIEPGKHVHLHNLAMVPSEHAHQFSVDIEEKGMVPETERRTFMGYDRGLGGVGTRNYIGVIASVNCSATVSRYIADYFNKQGGLDGFDNVDGVVALTHGGGCALNTKSEGYRLLIRTIQGYARHPNFGGILLIGLGCETNQIAPILEHYKMEEGERLRTMTIQQHGGTRKTIDAAIAEIRAMLPMVNAARRTKQPLSKLKVALECGGSDGYSGISANPALGYASDLIVRNGGTTVLSETPEIYGAEHLLTKRAITPAVAEKLLQRIDWWRDYTARNGDELNNNPSHGNKLGGLTTILEKSLGAVAKGGSMPLKAVYEFAETVTEQGFVFMDTPGYDPVAVTGQVAGGCNVICFTTGRGSVSGFKPAPCIKIATNSEMYEHMKEDMDLNCGEIVTGAETIEESGERIFEHILAVASGDKTVSEIYDYGDNEFVPWQVGAVT, from the coding sequence GTGAGTGAGAATTCCGAGGCAACCATTTTGCTGAACGCCAACGACAATGTCGCGGTGGCGCGCCGGTCGATTCCGGCCGGTGGTGCGACGGGCAGGGGCGATCTGACGGCCCGTGAACTGATCGGGCGTGGACACAAGGTGGCCCTGAAATTCATCCGGTCCGGAGACGAGGTGCTGAAATACGGGCAGGTGATCGGTATCGCCACCCAGGATATCGAGCCCGGCAAGCACGTGCATCTGCACAATCTTGCCATGGTACCATCTGAACACGCCCATCAGTTCAGTGTCGATATCGAAGAAAAAGGCATGGTACCGGAAACCGAGCGCCGCACCTTCATGGGCTATGATCGTGGTCTCGGCGGCGTCGGCACGCGCAATTATATCGGCGTCATCGCTTCGGTGAACTGTTCCGCCACGGTATCGCGCTACATCGCCGATTATTTCAACAAGCAGGGCGGGCTTGACGGTTTCGACAATGTCGACGGCGTCGTGGCGCTGACCCATGGTGGCGGCTGTGCGCTCAATACAAAATCAGAGGGGTATCGCCTCCTGATCCGCACCATTCAGGGTTACGCGCGCCATCCGAATTTTGGCGGCATTCTGCTGATAGGCCTCGGTTGCGAAACCAACCAGATCGCCCCCATTCTTGAACATTACAAGATGGAAGAGGGTGAGCGGCTGCGCACCATGACCATTCAGCAGCACGGCGGTACGCGCAAGACGATCGATGCGGCAATTGCCGAGATCAGGGCCATGTTGCCGATGGTCAATGCTGCCAGGCGGACCAAACAACCGCTTTCAAAACTGAAAGTGGCGCTGGAATGCGGCGGTTCTGACGGTTACTCCGGGATATCCGCCAACCCGGCTCTGGGTTATGCCTCAGACCTCATCGTCCGCAACGGCGGCACGACGGTTCTTTCCGAAACCCCGGAAATTTACGGTGCTGAGCACCTGTTGACGAAGCGAGCCATCACGCCCGCAGTCGCCGAAAAGCTTTTGCAGCGCATTGACTGGTGGCGGGATTACACCGCGCGCAACGGCGACGAGCTGAACAATAACCCGTCCCACGGCAACAAGCTCGGGGGCCTCACCACCATTCTGGAGAAATCGCTGGGCGCGGTCGCCAAGGGCGGCTCCATGCCGCTGAAAGCCGTTTATGAATTTGCGGAAACCGTGACCGAACAGGGCTTCGTTTTCATGGATACGCCCGGCTACGATCCCGTTGCCGTCACCGGCCAGGTTGCCGGCGGCTGCAACGTCATCTGTTTCACCACCGGCCGCGGCTCCGTTTCGGGGTTCAAGCCGGCACCCTGCATCAAGATCGCCACCAATTCCGAAATGTATGAACACATGAAGGAAGACATGGACCTCAACTGCGGCGAGATCGTCACCGGCGCTGAGACCATCGAAGAATCCGGCGAACGAATTTTTGAGCACATTCTTGCAGTGGCTTCGGGCGACAAGACAGTGAGTGAGATTTACGACTATGGCGACAATGAATTCGTTCCATGGCAGGTGGGAGCGGTGACCTGA
- a CDS encoding DUF1674 domain-containing protein yields MQDADNDNGAEMAKRLSPAAERALKEAEERRKQQADLQLPPETGGRGGAEPVRFGDYEIKGRAIDF; encoded by the coding sequence ATGCAGGATGCAGACAATGACAACGGCGCGGAAATGGCGAAACGGCTTTCGCCGGCGGCGGAACGCGCATTGAAGGAAGCGGAAGAGCGCCGCAAACAGCAGGCGGATCTTCAATTACCACCGGAAACCGGTGGCCGCGGCGGCGCAGAACCCGTTCGTTTCGGTGACTATGAAATAAAAGGTCGGGCGATCGATTTTTGA